In the Primulina eburnea isolate SZY01 unplaced genomic scaffold, ASM2296580v1 ctg739_ERROPOS11973397, whole genome shotgun sequence genome, one interval contains:
- the LOC140822079 gene encoding protein ATAF2-like isoform X1: MCLFVQVSKVRFDCFGMALYGEKEWYFFSPRDRKYPNGSRPNRTAGSGYWKATGADKAVGKPTTLGIKKALVFYVGKAPKGIKTNWIMHEYRLANVDRSAGNRNNLRLDDWVLCRIYNKRGILEKHYKMDHMEMNLADTDDPKPKIDATIYNLMQAPMSLPLQKMNKYLPKVQPYSSSSEHASSPEFTCEKEVQSVSQCSAFENSVDLQHTYLGGFQDDDPFGSQMQYNNQFSTFQDIYP; encoded by the exons ATGTGTTTATTCGTTCAAGTTTCTAAAGTTCGGTTCGATTGTTTTG GTATGGCACTGTATGGTGAAAAAGAATGGTACTTCTTTTCTCCAAGAGATCGAAAGTACCCGAATGGTTCACGGCCCAACCGGACAGCCGGATCCGGTTACTGGAAGGCAACTGGAGCTGATAAGGCGGTTGGGAAGCCTACGACACTCGGGATAAAGAAGGCTTTGGTGTTTTATGTCGGAAAAGCTCCAAAGGGTATCAAGACTAATTGGATTATGCATGAATATCGTCTGGCTAACGTTGACAGATCTGCTGGAAATAGAAACAACTTGAGG CTTGATGATTGGGTATTATGTCGAATATACAACAAAAGAGGAATTCTTGAAAAGCATTACAAAATGGATCATATGGAAATGAATTTAGCTGACACTGATGATCCAAAGCCAAAGATTGATGCAACAATATATAACCTAATGCAGGCGCCTATGTCCTTGCCATTACAAAAGATGAATAAGTATTTACCTAAGGTTCAGCCGTATTCGAGCAGCTCAGAGCATGCATCGTCACCCGAGTTTACGTGCGAGAAAGAGGTTCAAAGTGTGTCTCAGTGTAGTGCATTTGAAAATTCCGTTGATTTACAACACACTTACTTGGGTGGTTTTCAAGATGATGATCCTTTTGGCTCCCAGATGCAGTATAATAATCAATTCTCTACGTTTCAAGACATTTATCCTTAG
- the LOC140822079 gene encoding NAC transcription factor 32-like isoform X2: MKGGDQELILPAGFRFHPTDEELVVHYLCRKCSDQQIDVHIIAEIDLYKFDPWNAYIKCFMSGMALYGEKEWYFFSPRDRKYPNGSRPNRTAGSGYWKATGADKAVGKPTTLGIKKALVFYVGKAPKGIKTNWIMHEYRLANVDRSAGNRNNLRLDDWVLCRIYNKRGILEKHYKMDHMEMNLADTDDPKPKIDATIYNLMQAPMSLPLQKMNKYLPKVQPYSSSSEHASSPEFTCEKEVQSVSQCSAFENSVDLQHTYLGGFQDDDPFGSQMQYNNQFSTFQDIYP; encoded by the exons ATGAAGGGTGGTGATCAGGAGTTGATTCTGCCGGCGGGATTCAGGTTCCATCCGACCGACGAGGAGCTGGTAGTGCATTACCTCTGCCGCAAGTGCTCTGACCAGCAAATTGATGTTCACATCATTGCTGAGATTGATCTGTATAAGTTCGATCCATGG AATGCTTACATTAAATGCTTTATGTCAGGTATGGCACTGTATGGTGAAAAAGAATGGTACTTCTTTTCTCCAAGAGATCGAAAGTACCCGAATGGTTCACGGCCCAACCGGACAGCCGGATCCGGTTACTGGAAGGCAACTGGAGCTGATAAGGCGGTTGGGAAGCCTACGACACTCGGGATAAAGAAGGCTTTGGTGTTTTATGTCGGAAAAGCTCCAAAGGGTATCAAGACTAATTGGATTATGCATGAATATCGTCTGGCTAACGTTGACAGATCTGCTGGAAATAGAAACAACTTGAGG CTTGATGATTGGGTATTATGTCGAATATACAACAAAAGAGGAATTCTTGAAAAGCATTACAAAATGGATCATATGGAAATGAATTTAGCTGACACTGATGATCCAAAGCCAAAGATTGATGCAACAATATATAACCTAATGCAGGCGCCTATGTCCTTGCCATTACAAAAGATGAATAAGTATTTACCTAAGGTTCAGCCGTATTCGAGCAGCTCAGAGCATGCATCGTCACCCGAGTTTACGTGCGAGAAAGAGGTTCAAAGTGTGTCTCAGTGTAGTGCATTTGAAAATTCCGTTGATTTACAACACACTTACTTGGGTGGTTTTCAAGATGATGATCCTTTTGGCTCCCAGATGCAGTATAATAATCAATTCTCTACGTTTCAAGACATTTATCCTTAG